The following nucleotide sequence is from Terriglobales bacterium.
GTGCTGGTGCCGTGCAAGATCGCGAGCGGCCACGCCATCGCCGAAGAGCAGTACCTGCGCCGGAACTTGGTCAAGGCCGAGGGCCTGCTCTACGAACTGGAGACGCAGGTCACCATCGCGCACGAGTTGAAGTTCTGCACCGCCGACGCCAAGAGCGACCTGGTCGCGCTCATCGTCACCGAGCAGCGGCTGGTGGGGCAGCTGATTAGCAAGCTCGACCGCAAGGCGAAGTAAAAAAGGGCGGCGCGCACGCCGCCCCTAGGCGAACCCAAGGCCTACTTGTGGCTTTTCTCCGCGCCGCTCATCGCCGGCGTTGCTGCGCCTTCGTAAGAATCGATCGAGATGAGGAACGCGTTGCGGTCGGAGTAGTCGAACTGGTGGCCCATGACGTCCGCGGTGTGGTTCATGGACTTGTACATCCAAAACCCGCTGTTGTTCTGCGCGCCGAAGTAGTTCACGTTTTTCAGCACGACGCCCTTGCCGTCCATGCCAGGCTCGCGCTTCAGCTTCATGTGCGCCATCTGACCGCCGCCGAGCTTGGCTTCGACCACGTCGCCGCCGAAGTTCGTGATCTCGATGGGTGCCTCCTGCACCTTCAGCTCGGACCACTCCAGCCCGTACGTCTTCAAGATCATCGGCGCCAGGGCATCGCGCTGCTCCTTGGTGGTGGCGGGGTCGAAGGAGACGACGACCCACGCGCCCTTCTTGTCGGTGCCCCACTTGTCGCCGAGATCGCCGGTGATCCAGTACTTGGCGCCGGCCAGGTTGGTCTTGCCGTTGTGGCCCTCGCGCACCTTCACCGCCATGTTGAATTCGCAGGTCGGGTGCTCGGCGTGTTTGTTGAAGTAGCACGGGCAGAACAGGTGGCAGGAACAGGCTTCCACGTAGTCGGCTTTCATCCGCCACGCCGGGCCGGCCGGCTTCGCAGCCATTAGGGCGATGACCGCGACCAACAGGAAAGAGATGCGTGCCAGGCGATTCATTTCACAGCCTCCTCGAAATGAGCTGCAATAGGGGCCGCAAGTATACGCCTGTCTCAGGGGATGGCGGCCAGCACATCCGACACCAGCGCATTGTCGCTAAAAGTCCGGCTGACGTACGCGAACAGGTCGCGGTCGCCGGGCGCAAAAATGAAACTGGCGCCGAGCTGGAACGGGTCCTGGCCCAGCTTATGCTGGAGATACCCGGCGGCCTT
It contains:
- a CDS encoding four helix bundle protein, with translation MPTSYKELPAWQRGVELAKEVYYFSKEFPVEELDGLTQMMRRTAVLVPCKIASGHAIAEEQYLRRNLVKAEGLLYELETQVTIAHELKFCTADAKSDLVALIVTEQRLVGQLISKLDRKAK
- a CDS encoding DUF1326 domain-containing protein, encoding MNRLARISFLLVAVIALMAAKPAGPAWRMKADYVEACSCHLFCPCYFNKHAEHPTCEFNMAVKVREGHNGKTNLAGAKYWITGDLGDKWGTDKKGAWVVVSFDPATTKEQRDALAPMILKTYGLEWSELKVQEAPIEITNFGGDVVEAKLGGGQMAHMKLKREPGMDGKGVVLKNVNYFGAQNNSGFWMYKSMNHTADVMGHQFDYSDRNAFLISIDSYEGAATPAMSGAEKSHK